In one window of Heterodontus francisci isolate sHetFra1 chromosome 47, sHetFra1.hap1, whole genome shotgun sequence DNA:
- the LOC137357108 gene encoding lysoplasmalogenase TMEM86A-like gives MVPPKSMVGNDLAILVPFLITVCIHLIVSLISSAPAWMKGLTKILPIICLCMFVVHNGKKFPCSHHSLLKLLAGLVFSAVGDVLLLNDDHELFIGGGAMFALAHCLYTWAFGFKPLNLRAGSLMAIVVGLGLIFLSIFSKIWQVLLLCCYCILIGVMSWRANAEVLFHNQRTAAKVTGAVGAVLFMVSDFTLATNLLCFPVAYDRAIVMTTYYMAQLFITVGIVRDNKKKSD, from the exons ATGGTGCCACCAAAGTCTATG GTTGGTAACGACTTGGCAATATTGGTTCCTTTCCTCATAACTGTTTGCATCCATCTGATCGTCAGTCTTATATCCTCTGCAccagcttggatgaagggactaaccAAAATCTTGCCAATCATCTGTTTGTGTATGTTCGTTGTGCACAATGGAAAAAAGTTTCCATGCAGTCATCACAGTCTTCTAAAGCTACTAGCGGGCCTCGTCTTTTCGGCAGTGGGTGATGTGCTTCTTCTCAATGATGATCATGAGCTTTTCATTGGAG gtggggccaTGTTTGCTCTTGCCCACTGTCTCTACACGTGGGCCTTTGGGTTCAAGCCTCTGAATCTTCGAGCAGGAAGTTTAATGGCCATTGTAGTCGGGCTGGGTTTGATCTTTCTCAGCATATTTTCAAAGATATGGCAGGTGCTGCTGCTCTGCTGTTACTGCATCCTAATTGGGGTCATGTCCTGGAGAGCCAATGCTGAGGTGCTGTTCCATAACCAAAGGACAGCAGCAAAGGTGACTGGTGCAGTTGGAGCTGTGCTTTTTATGGTGTCTGACTTCACTTTGGCTACAAACCTGCTATGTTTTCCTGTGGCATATGACCGGGCAATTGTCATGACCACCTACTATATGGCGCAACTGTTTATTACTGTAGGTATTGTAAGAGATAACAAAAAGAAGAGTGACTAG